One Maribacter dokdonensis DSW-8 genomic region harbors:
- a CDS encoding VPS10 domain-containing protein produces the protein MRYVILLVILMVSCSESVEHEPFNSVKIETIYSDSISIRAIELMGDNVAFAANKGTFGTVDLISGKIRANVQKYHTGIPAFRSVAHTSTDFFMLSVESPALLYKTGDNGRMELVYKEEGEDVFYDAMTFLNDMDGIAIGDIVGDCLSVIVTKDGGNTWTKVPCSQLPEGIIGEGAFAASNTNIKSIGDKVWMATTTGRVLFSSDKGKSWEVYQTPIQHTEPTHGIYSIDFYDKNLGIAFGGDYTKPENSTANKAITKDGGKTWKLLADGKQPGYKSCVQFVPGREGKEIVAVGFTGISYSSDMGESWKKLSNESFYTVRFQNDSVAYAAGKNRIAKLVFK, from the coding sequence ATGCGTTATGTCATTCTTCTGGTAATTTTAATGGTTTCATGTTCAGAAAGTGTGGAACATGAGCCTTTTAATTCTGTTAAAATTGAGACTATTTATTCAGATTCTATAAGTATCAGGGCAATTGAGCTTATGGGGGATAATGTGGCTTTTGCTGCTAATAAGGGCACCTTTGGTACAGTAGATTTAATCTCTGGTAAAATCAGGGCAAACGTTCAAAAATATCATACGGGAATACCTGCTTTTAGGTCTGTGGCCCATACGTCAACAGATTTTTTCATGTTGTCAGTTGAATCTCCTGCCTTACTTTATAAAACAGGTGATAACGGACGAATGGAATTAGTTTATAAAGAGGAAGGTGAGGATGTTTTTTATGATGCCATGACTTTTTTAAATGATATGGATGGTATTGCAATAGGTGATATAGTTGGTGATTGCTTAAGTGTTATTGTAACTAAAGATGGTGGTAATACCTGGACTAAAGTTCCTTGTAGTCAATTGCCCGAAGGAATTATTGGTGAGGGTGCCTTTGCGGCAAGCAATACCAATATTAAATCAATTGGAGATAAGGTTTGGATGGCGACGACAACTGGTAGGGTTCTATTTTCTTCGGATAAAGGAAAATCTTGGGAAGTTTATCAGACACCCATACAACATACAGAACCAACACACGGTATATATTCTATAGATTTTTATGACAAAAATTTAGGAATAGCCTTTGGGGGTGATTACACCAAGCCAGAAAATTCAACTGCGAACAAAGCAATCACAAAAGATGGGGGCAAAACTTGGAAATTACTGGCAGATGGTAAACAGCCAGGATACAAAAGTTGTGTACAGTTTGTGCCGGGAAGGGAAGGTAAAGAAATCGTTGCCGTAGGTTTTACGGGCATATCTTACTCTTCTGATATGGGAGAAAGTTGGAAAAAATTATCCAATGAATCTTTCTATACCGTGCGCTTTCAAAACGATTCGGTTGCTTATGCAGCGGGTAAAAATCGCATAGCAAAACTAGTGTTCAAGTAG
- a CDS encoding RsmB/NOP family class I SAM-dependent RNA methyltransferase has product MKLHRNLVFAVIDALNLIFNENEYADKVVQKVLKFDKRWGSRDRGFIAETTYEMVRYKRLYTEIAEVKAPFSRPDLFRMWAVWAVLKGIKLPDWKQIEPTPERRIKGKFDELSQIRKFREAVPDWIDELGEKALGDKLWTEELAKLNEPAEVILRTNTLKTDKETLRKALLDENIVAEPIKGYPSALKLVERANVFVTQAFKNGMFEVQDASSQLVSDFLDIEPGQRVVDTCAGAGGKSLHLAALMENKGQLISMDIYGSKLKELKRRARRNGAHNIEVREIDSTKVYKKLHGSADRVLIDAPCTGLGVLRRNPDSKWKMQPEFLDKIVKTQHEIIRNYSKIVKPGGKMVYATCSILPQENSHQVQSFLKSEEGKDFTLVKDKKIYASKSGYDGFYMALLEKSI; this is encoded by the coding sequence ATGAAATTACACAGAAATTTGGTGTTTGCCGTAATAGACGCCTTAAACCTAATATTTAACGAAAACGAATATGCCGACAAGGTTGTTCAAAAAGTACTAAAGTTTGATAAACGCTGGGGTTCTCGTGACCGTGGTTTTATTGCTGAAACAACTTATGAAATGGTTCGTTACAAACGTCTTTATACTGAAATAGCTGAAGTTAAAGCACCTTTCAGCAGACCAGACCTATTTCGCATGTGGGCAGTTTGGGCCGTATTAAAAGGTATAAAGTTGCCAGATTGGAAACAAATAGAACCTACACCGGAAAGAAGGATTAAAGGAAAATTCGATGAACTTTCTCAAATAAGAAAATTTAGAGAGGCTGTTCCAGATTGGATTGACGAACTTGGAGAAAAAGCTCTTGGTGATAAATTATGGACAGAAGAACTTGCTAAACTAAACGAGCCGGCAGAAGTAATTTTGCGCACCAATACGCTGAAAACTGACAAAGAGACTTTACGAAAAGCGTTATTAGATGAAAATATAGTTGCAGAACCAATAAAAGGTTACCCTTCTGCGCTAAAATTAGTAGAAAGAGCTAATGTTTTTGTGACCCAAGCTTTTAAGAACGGAATGTTCGAAGTACAAGACGCATCTTCTCAACTGGTATCTGACTTTTTAGATATTGAACCAGGACAACGCGTGGTAGATACTTGTGCGGGTGCAGGTGGAAAATCATTACACTTAGCCGCTTTAATGGAAAACAAAGGGCAGCTAATATCTATGGATATTTACGGAAGTAAATTGAAAGAACTTAAAAGAAGAGCAAGAAGAAACGGCGCGCACAATATTGAAGTACGTGAAATAGATTCTACAAAGGTTTACAAGAAACTTCACGGAAGTGCAGATAGGGTTTTGATCGACGCACCTTGTACAGGATTGGGAGTGCTTAGAAGAAACCCAGATTCAAAATGGAAAATGCAACCAGAGTTTTTAGACAAGATTGTTAAAACTCAACACGAAATTATTAGAAACTACAGTAAAATTGTAAAACCCGGTGGTAAAATGGTGTATGCAACTTGCTCTATTTTACCGCAAGAAAACAGTCACCAAGTCCAGTCTTTCTTAAAATCTGAAGAAGGGAAAGATTTTACTTTGGTAAAGGACAAGAAAATCTATGCCTCTAAAAGTGGCTATGATGGTTTTTACATGGCTTTATTGGAGAAAAGCATATAA
- a CDS encoding zinc-binding metallopeptidase family protein → MKQKTTLCTFMCCLFTLMGTYAQKKRSNKQIEKLKSEAAVLVEENKKLSQVMVDKIFSFSELGFQEVESSKYLTGILAENGFEIEHSISGIPTAWFATWSNGDGPVIALGSDVDCIPKASQYPGVAYHKPIVEGAPGHGEGHNSGIPMNISSALAVKKIMERENIGGTLLVWPGIAEELVAAKAWYVRDGLFDDIDMCIFTHVGNNLGVSYGPTRGTGLISVEYSFDGEAAHSAGSPWRGKSALDAAELMNIAWNYKREHLHPLKRSHSIFTDSGDQPNVVPSKASIWFYFRDIKYEGIMEMYAMANDMAKGAALMTGTTMTSKVLGTAWPRHYNKVIAETMYDNIKEVGLPQWSAADQKLAKAVQTEVNSEKIEGLPTKLDDLGLPVVDPISGGSDDIGDISWKVPTVTLRYPSNIPGLQGHHWSNAIAMATPIAHKGVVAGAKVEAMTIIDFLLKPELMKGAWDYFNNEQQKETKYQPMISESDMPPIYLNKDKQDQFRPALEKYYYDETKYDTYLEQLGVEYPTLKE, encoded by the coding sequence ATGAAACAAAAAACTACCTTATGTACATTTATGTGCTGTTTGTTTACTTTAATGGGGACATATGCACAAAAGAAAAGATCTAATAAACAGATTGAAAAGTTAAAATCTGAAGCTGCAGTATTAGTGGAGGAGAACAAAAAATTATCGCAAGTTATGGTCGATAAAATTTTTAGTTTTTCTGAGCTCGGGTTTCAAGAAGTTGAATCTTCTAAATATTTAACGGGAATACTCGCTGAGAACGGATTTGAAATTGAGCATTCCATTTCAGGTATACCTACGGCTTGGTTTGCAACGTGGAGCAATGGAGACGGACCGGTAATTGCTTTGGGCAGTGATGTAGATTGTATACCAAAAGCGTCTCAATATCCTGGTGTGGCATATCATAAACCTATAGTAGAAGGAGCTCCTGGGCATGGGGAGGGTCACAATTCTGGAATACCCATGAATATATCATCTGCCCTGGCGGTCAAGAAAATTATGGAGCGTGAAAATATTGGCGGAACATTATTGGTATGGCCGGGAATTGCAGAGGAATTGGTCGCCGCTAAAGCATGGTACGTAAGAGACGGTCTTTTTGATGATATTGATATGTGTATTTTCACCCATGTGGGTAACAATCTAGGAGTTTCTTACGGTCCTACTAGAGGTACAGGTTTAATTTCTGTTGAATATAGTTTTGATGGGGAAGCAGCACATTCAGCCGGTTCACCATGGAGAGGGAAAAGTGCTTTAGATGCTGCGGAGCTTATGAACATTGCCTGGAATTATAAGAGAGAGCATTTGCATCCACTAAAACGTTCTCACTCTATATTTACGGATTCGGGAGATCAGCCAAACGTTGTGCCATCAAAAGCTTCTATATGGTTTTATTTTAGGGATATTAAGTATGAAGGAATCATGGAAATGTATGCTATGGCCAATGATATGGCCAAGGGTGCGGCGTTGATGACAGGTACGACCATGACGTCTAAAGTGTTGGGTACGGCATGGCCAAGGCATTATAATAAGGTAATTGCCGAAACCATGTATGATAATATAAAAGAAGTTGGTCTGCCGCAATGGTCTGCAGCTGACCAAAAATTGGCTAAAGCGGTGCAGACAGAAGTGAACTCTGAAAAAATAGAGGGATTGCCCACTAAATTGGATGATTTAGGGTTGCCGGTAGTTGATCCAATAAGCGGAGGTTCTGATGATATTGGGGATATCTCATGGAAAGTACCAACGGTAACTTTAAGGTATCCTTCAAATATACCCGGATTGCAGGGGCATCATTGGAGTAATGCTATTGCCATGGCTACGCCAATTGCACATAAGGGAGTGGTTGCTGGAGCCAAGGTAGAGGCTATGACCATTATCGACTTTTTACTGAAGCCGGAACTTATGAAAGGCGCATGGGATTATTTTAATAATGAACAGCAAAAAGAAACCAAATATCAGCCGATGATATCAGAAAGTGATATGCCGCCTATTTACTTAAATAAAGACAAGCAGGACCAATTTAGACCGGCTTTGGAAAAATATTATTACGACGAAACCAAATACGATACATATTTGGAACAGCTAGGTGTTGAATACCCAACGTTAAAGGAATAG
- a CDS encoding winged helix-turn-helix transcriptional regulator produces the protein MAKENIETKALEYCMDMLGGKWKPIILYHVSKGTNRFNKLFNEIEGINRQMLSKQLKSLERSGILDRTLYGEIPPRVEYTLTPLGKSLLPVVQAMTKWGQKQTKEKVEVVEVPQNQQLPLF, from the coding sequence ATGGCAAAAGAAAATATAGAAACGAAGGCTCTTGAATATTGTATGGATATGTTAGGTGGAAAGTGGAAGCCTATTATTCTATATCATGTTTCTAAAGGAACCAATCGTTTTAATAAACTTTTTAATGAAATTGAGGGTATAAATAGACAAATGCTAAGTAAGCAATTAAAATCATTGGAAAGGTCTGGTATTCTTGATCGTACACTTTACGGGGAAATTCCTCCTCGTGTAGAGTATACGTTAACACCTTTGGGAAAATCACTTTTGCCTGTAGTTCAAGCAATGACCAAATGGGGGCAAAAACAAACAAAAGAGAAAGTTGAGGTGGTTGAAGTGCCACAAAATCAACAACTACCCCTTTTTTAG
- the purL gene encoding phosphoribosylformylglycinamidine synthase has translation MIHFFGEPTNKVFAVQAAKELSSEETNKLIWLFGNQPKINAASLDAFFVGPRAAMITPWSTNATEITQNMGISGIIRIEEFNSVKEDFIGFDPMISQKYKVLDQEIFTINVEPKPILNIEDISAFNQQEGLALNDEEVAYLDHLSKKLGRKLTDSEVFGFSQVNSEHCRHKIFNGTFVIDGQEMPTSLFKLIKKTSQEFPNDIVSAYKDNVAFVKGPKVVQFAPKSADKPDFYQEKEFDSVISLKAETHNFPTTVEPFNGAATGAGGEIRDRLAGGKGSLPLAGTAVYMTAYSRLEKNRTWEQGMTERDWLYQTPMDILIKASNGASDFGNKFGQPLISGSVLTFEYDENSTPFNSSEENNTSASTSKRRLGFDKVIMQAGGIGYGKVEQAIKAEPETGNKIVILGGDNYRIGMGGAAVSSADTGEFSSAIELNAVQRSNPEMQKRAANAIRGMVESDENTIVSIHDHGAGGHLNCLSELVEETGGKIDLDKLPVGDPTLSAKEIIGNESQERMGLVIGKKDIDLLKRIADRERSPMYEVGDVTGDDRFTFESNTNGAKPMDLELSDMFGSSPKTVMTDHTVERNYANANYSLEFFHDYLDAVLQLEAVASKDWLTNKVDRCVGGRVAKQQCVGPLQLPLNNCGVMALDFKGKEGIATSIGHSPISALIDPSAGSKNSIAESLTNLIWAPLKDGLASVSLSANWMWPCKNEGEDARLYKAVQAVSDFAIELGINVPTGKDSLSMKQKYKDGDVISPGTVVISAAGNCNDITKVIEPVLQKDAGSIYYINLSKDAFKLGGSSFSQTRNSIGNETPTITDSAYFKTVFNTVQSLIKDDKIVAGHDVASGGLITTLLELCFADTNLGANLDLTALGETDTIKVLFSENAGIVLQAKDDSIESVFESNAIDAVKLGTVSNEAILTIKNNGMEMGLNIETLRDTWFKTSYLLDNQQTANGLAKDRFENYKVQPLQYTFPTSTPLTLPSRALNTGESRPKAAILREKGSNSEREMANAMYLAGFEVKDVHMTDLISGRENLEDIQFLGAVGGFSNSDVLGSAKGWAGAIKYNEKANTVIKNFFARPDTLSVGICNGCQLFMELDLINPEHETHGKMTYNDSHKHESNFTSVEIQKNNSVMLSSLEGSKLGVWISHGEGKFSLPLSEDNYDIVAKYGYEGYPANPNGSDFNTAMLCDKTGRHLVTMPHIERSIFPWNWAHYPEDRNDEVSPWVSAFVNAKEWIINQK, from the coding sequence ATGATTCACTTTTTTGGGGAACCTACGAACAAGGTTTTTGCGGTACAGGCCGCTAAGGAGCTTTCATCAGAAGAAACAAATAAATTGATATGGTTGTTTGGCAACCAACCTAAAATAAATGCGGCGTCTCTAGACGCCTTTTTTGTTGGTCCTAGAGCCGCTATGATTACTCCTTGGAGTACCAATGCTACTGAAATTACCCAAAATATGGGTATTAGTGGTATTATCCGCATTGAGGAATTCAATAGTGTAAAGGAAGATTTTATAGGATTTGACCCTATGATTTCTCAAAAATATAAGGTACTTGACCAAGAAATCTTTACTATAAATGTTGAGCCAAAACCTATATTGAACATAGAGGACATTAGCGCCTTTAACCAACAGGAAGGATTGGCTCTTAATGATGAAGAAGTTGCTTACTTAGACCATCTTAGTAAAAAACTAGGTAGAAAATTAACTGATTCTGAAGTATTCGGTTTTAGCCAAGTGAACTCTGAACACTGTAGACACAAAATTTTCAACGGTACTTTTGTTATTGATGGTCAAGAGATGCCTACTTCTTTATTCAAATTAATTAAGAAGACATCACAGGAATTTCCTAACGATATCGTTTCGGCATACAAGGACAACGTGGCATTCGTTAAGGGACCTAAAGTGGTACAATTTGCCCCTAAAAGTGCAGATAAACCCGATTTTTACCAAGAAAAAGAGTTCGACTCCGTTATTTCCCTGAAAGCGGAAACACATAACTTCCCTACTACGGTAGAGCCATTTAATGGTGCCGCTACAGGTGCCGGTGGCGAAATTAGGGATAGATTGGCCGGTGGTAAAGGTTCATTGCCATTAGCTGGTACTGCAGTGTACATGACCGCATATAGCCGACTGGAAAAAAATCGTACTTGGGAGCAAGGCATGACAGAAAGAGATTGGCTGTACCAAACCCCAATGGACATATTGATAAAAGCCTCTAACGGTGCATCCGATTTTGGAAATAAATTTGGTCAGCCATTAATTTCCGGTTCGGTGCTCACTTTTGAGTATGATGAAAATTCCACTCCTTTTAATTCATCCGAAGAAAACAACACATCAGCTTCAACAAGTAAACGAAGATTAGGCTTTGATAAAGTAATAATGCAAGCCGGTGGTATTGGTTATGGCAAAGTGGAACAAGCTATTAAGGCTGAGCCTGAAACCGGTAATAAAATTGTAATTCTAGGTGGTGACAACTACCGTATTGGTATGGGCGGTGCCGCAGTATCTAGTGCAGATACGGGAGAATTTAGTTCTGCCATAGAATTGAACGCCGTTCAACGTTCTAACCCAGAAATGCAAAAAAGAGCAGCAAATGCTATTCGTGGTATGGTGGAAAGCGATGAAAATACCATTGTCTCCATTCATGATCACGGAGCTGGTGGCCACCTTAACTGTCTTTCTGAACTTGTTGAGGAAACAGGTGGAAAAATAGATTTGGATAAATTACCAGTGGGAGACCCTACCCTATCTGCCAAAGAAATTATTGGTAACGAATCCCAAGAACGTATGGGTCTTGTCATCGGTAAAAAAGATATCGATTTACTAAAACGTATTGCGGATCGCGAGCGCTCACCAATGTATGAAGTAGGTGATGTAACCGGTGATGACCGTTTTACTTTTGAATCGAACACCAATGGTGCCAAACCTATGGATTTGGAATTATCGGATATGTTCGGTAGCTCCCCTAAAACCGTAATGACAGATCATACGGTTGAACGCAATTACGCCAATGCCAATTATTCATTAGAGTTTTTTCATGATTACCTTGACGCCGTTCTACAACTAGAAGCCGTTGCCAGCAAAGATTGGCTAACGAACAAGGTTGACCGTTGTGTAGGTGGCCGTGTGGCAAAACAGCAATGTGTAGGTCCATTACAATTACCTTTGAACAATTGTGGTGTAATGGCTTTGGATTTTAAAGGTAAAGAAGGGATAGCCACTAGTATTGGCCACTCCCCCATTTCTGCACTGATAGACCCGTCTGCGGGTAGTAAAAATAGTATCGCGGAATCTTTGACCAATCTTATTTGGGCTCCTTTAAAGGACGGATTGGCTTCTGTTTCTTTATCTGCCAATTGGATGTGGCCATGTAAAAATGAAGGGGAAGATGCCCGTTTATATAAGGCGGTACAAGCGGTTTCTGATTTTGCTATTGAACTAGGTATTAACGTACCTACCGGAAAGGATTCGCTGTCCATGAAACAAAAATATAAGGATGGTGATGTCATTTCCCCAGGTACCGTTGTCATTTCCGCTGCCGGAAATTGTAATGATATTACCAAAGTAATAGAACCGGTATTACAAAAAGATGCAGGATCTATCTACTACATCAACCTTTCTAAAGATGCTTTTAAATTAGGTGGATCTTCGTTCTCACAAACCCGAAATAGTATTGGTAACGAAACGCCTACTATTACAGACTCCGCTTACTTTAAAACTGTGTTCAATACGGTTCAATCTTTAATTAAAGATGATAAAATTGTTGCTGGACATGATGTTGCCTCTGGCGGATTGATCACCACCTTACTTGAACTGTGCTTTGCAGATACCAATTTAGGAGCAAACCTTGACCTTACCGCTTTGGGTGAGACCGATACTATAAAAGTATTGTTCTCAGAAAATGCAGGTATTGTGCTACAAGCAAAAGATGATAGCATTGAATCTGTTTTTGAATCGAATGCGATAGATGCCGTTAAACTAGGAACCGTTTCTAATGAAGCCATCCTTACTATTAAAAATAACGGGATGGAAATGGGACTTAACATTGAGACTTTACGCGATACATGGTTTAAAACATCTTATCTATTGGACAATCAGCAAACCGCAAATGGTTTAGCAAAAGATAGATTTGAAAATTATAAAGTACAACCGTTACAATATACTTTTCCGACTTCAACTCCATTAACCCTTCCTAGCCGTGCGCTTAACACTGGCGAAAGTAGACCAAAAGCAGCTATTCTGCGTGAAAAAGGAAGTAACTCTGAACGTGAAATGGCAAACGCCATGTATTTAGCCGGTTTTGAAGTTAAAGATGTTCACATGACCGACCTTATCTCTGGTCGTGAAAATCTAGAGGATATTCAATTCTTAGGAGCCGTTGGGGGTTTCTCCAACTCAGACGTTTTAGGTAGCGCAAAAGGATGGGCAGGCGCCATTAAATACAACGAAAAGGCAAATACGGTTATAAAGAACTTCTTTGCTAGACCAGATACCTTATCAGTTGGAATTTGTAATGGATGTCAATTGTTCATGGAATTGGATCTGATTAATCCGGAGCATGAAACCCATGGCAAAATGACGTACAATGATTCTCACAAACATGAGAGCAACTTTACATCAGTAGAAATACAAAAGAACAACTCCGTTATGCTTTCATCATTAGAAGGCAGTAAACTTGGGGTATGGATTTCTCATGGCGAAGGTAAATTCTCTTTACCACTCTCTGAGGACAATTATGATATCGTTGCTAAATACGGTTATGAAGGTTACCCGGCAAACCCTAATGGTAGTGATTTTAACACAGCAATGCTTTGTGATAAAACCGGTAGACACCTTGTAACCATGCCACATATAGAACGTTCTATTTTCCCTTGGAACTGGGCACATTACCCTGAAGACAGAAATGATGAAGTTTCACCCTGGGTCAGTGCTTTTGTAAATGCCAAGGAATGGATCATAAATCAGAAATAA
- a CDS encoding DUF6923 family protein, which translates to MKKNYITAYFFKFITVFALLIGAKAIAQSEPFNCDYNAYLFQYNDIYALDLASGSSYLVAENITPGNVNGVGYNPTDGYLWGYLKTPSSTIVRIGKDYSVDQYTIPELPTGNKYVGDISPDGIYYFKAGGSSYYKVDINPDSDTYLQYLGAFELSQSLNIADWAFNAADGMLYTVEGSTRLLYKIDPATGTVYNLGAVPILDGLKYTFGAVYFDVDGNFYISANQTGSVYKIDNVQDITLGIIQSNIFAFGPAASSNDGARCPTAPVPQEDCLNGIDDDGDGLVDCDDPSCSGVASCPVIVTTSSANKGGLESNDRLANLISKRNFNRAKSNYIFDKTKAKKLVKSALYGLSSKNDVNNIPLNSLVPLGVVGETSTIESSPSDLLDLTNASDIYSVDYLNGSTNLGSLMVIKTDNTVYEHSKFICDRFLGAQLLSVSNIQLREKDFIKSIIKQPDGSLEFALTFSARVNAEGNFIIESHWNIDAYTSDTAYYNFQIWSNSVDDLLLLADEILDLLEVNSEISEYTGSTPPPVFVKSASYKNGEVLLNIVNNNNSESIDLEGGLKLTETSVTEVLGVSAEIDGYLDSVALKTGTLFDLGFRISSGSGATPDDLFVADAPWGLDDSADATTVSTYEVLPAEGPYVGDGYPIERNIKLSGTTSNYVGVYRALNPRFTAVDLSDYSKISFEAKGTANMDVQLIKGDGTIYKTNVGLENELKVYTLSETDFKNDAGEETDFSDIKVLSFNLVAENGYAEEKSLELQNVDFHNREPGQEFVDTDLNKSVVYPNPMIESASLYFYEENADTYELDIYSLSGKLIGSHHMEGESIAGQNEIIVERKDLGPGLYLYKLQNSKEKTWSGRLLVR; encoded by the coding sequence ATGAAAAAAAACTACATAACAGCTTATTTTTTCAAATTTATAACCGTCTTTGCATTATTAATAGGAGCGAAGGCTATAGCGCAATCAGAACCTTTCAATTGTGATTACAATGCCTATTTATTTCAATATAATGATATTTATGCATTGGACCTAGCTTCTGGTAGTTCTTATTTAGTTGCTGAAAATATTACTCCCGGTAATGTAAATGGTGTAGGTTATAACCCTACGGATGGTTATTTATGGGGCTATTTAAAAACACCTTCAAGCACCATTGTAAGAATAGGTAAAGATTATTCTGTTGATCAATATACCATTCCGGAATTACCTACCGGAAATAAATATGTAGGTGATATTTCGCCCGATGGTATTTACTACTTTAAGGCAGGTGGCTCTTCATATTATAAAGTCGATATTAATCCAGATTCAGATACATATCTACAATATTTAGGTGCTTTTGAACTAAGTCAGAGTTTAAATATTGCAGACTGGGCTTTTAATGCTGCCGATGGTATGTTGTATACTGTAGAGGGAAGTACAAGATTGTTATATAAAATAGACCCTGCTACAGGTACGGTCTATAACTTGGGAGCCGTTCCAATTCTTGATGGTTTAAAGTATACTTTTGGCGCCGTTTATTTTGATGTAGATGGTAATTTCTACATTTCTGCCAACCAAACCGGTTCTGTTTATAAAATTGATAATGTTCAAGATATTACCTTAGGTATAATACAGTCTAACATATTTGCATTTGGTCCTGCAGCTTCTAGTAATGACGGTGCACGTTGCCCCACGGCACCTGTGCCTCAAGAAGATTGTTTAAATGGTATTGATGACGATGGTGATGGTCTTGTGGATTGCGATGACCCATCTTGTTCAGGTGTTGCTTCCTGTCCTGTGATAGTTACTACGTCTAGTGCAAATAAGGGAGGGTTGGAAAGCAATGATAGATTGGCTAACTTAATCAGCAAAAGAAATTTTAACCGAGCTAAATCCAACTATATCTTTGATAAAACCAAAGCAAAAAAGTTGGTTAAAAGTGCGCTGTACGGATTAAGTTCAAAGAACGACGTAAATAACATTCCTTTAAATTCTCTTGTTCCTTTGGGTGTAGTTGGAGAAACCAGTACCATTGAATCTTCACCAAGTGATTTGTTGGATTTGACCAATGCATCGGATATTTATTCCGTAGATTATTTAAATGGTTCAACAAACTTAGGTTCTTTAATGGTGATCAAAACAGATAACACCGTTTATGAGCATAGTAAATTTATTTGTGACCGTTTTCTAGGAGCACAATTGCTATCGGTAAGTAATATTCAGTTAAGAGAAAAAGATTTTATAAAGTCTATTATTAAGCAGCCAGATGGTAGTTTGGAATTCGCCTTGACATTTTCTGCCAGAGTAAACGCAGAAGGTAACTTTATAATAGAATCGCATTGGAATATAGATGCTTATACCAGTGATACCGCTTACTATAATTTTCAAATCTGGTCTAATTCAGTAGATGACCTATTGTTGTTGGCAGACGAGATTCTTGATTTGTTGGAAGTCAATTCAGAAATATCTGAATATACCGGGTCTACACCACCGCCTGTTTTTGTAAAATCGGCCAGTTATAAGAATGGAGAAGTATTGTTGAATATCGTAAACAATAATAATTCTGAAAGCATTGACCTTGAAGGCGGTTTAAAACTTACGGAAACCAGTGTTACTGAAGTTTTGGGCGTATCTGCGGAAATAGATGGGTATTTAGATTCTGTTGCCTTAAAAACAGGTACTTTATTTGATCTAGGTTTTAGAATTAGTTCTGGATCAGGTGCAACGCCAGATGATTTATTTGTGGCAGATGCTCCATGGGGCTTAGATGATTCTGCAGATGCAACTACGGTATCTACCTATGAGGTGTTGCCGGCAGAAGGTCCATATGTTGGTGATGGTTACCCTATAGAACGTAATATTAAATTATCAGGAACAACTAGTAATTACGTTGGAGTGTACAGGGCTCTGAATCCAAGGTTTACGGCGGTAGATTTAAGTGATTATTCCAAAATTAGTTTTGAAGCAAAGGGTACTGCCAATATGGATGTGCAATTGATAAAAGGTGACGGTACCATCTATAAGACCAACGTTGGTTTAGAGAATGAACTTAAAGTGTACACCTTGTCTGAAACTGATTTTAAGAATGATGCAGGTGAAGAAACTGATTTTTCCGATATAAAAGTGTTGTCCTTTAATTTGGTTGCAGAGAATGGTTATGCTGAAGAAAAATCTTTAGAGTTGCAAAATGTTGATTTCCACAATAGAGAGCCAGGACAAGAATTTGTAGACACAGATTTAAATAAATCGGTAGTGTATCCTAATCCTATGATCGAAAGTGCCAGCCTTTATTTTTATGAGGAAAATGCAGATACTTATGAGTTGGATATATATTCTTTAAGTGGTAAGCTTATTGGCAGCCATCATATGGAAGGTGAAAGTATTGCCGGGCAAAATGAAATTATTGTAGAAAGAAAAGATTTGGGCCCAGGCCTGTACCTATACAAACTTCAAAACTCCAAAGAAAAAACATGGAGCGGAAGGTTGTTGGTGAGATAA